In Carya illinoinensis cultivar Pawnee chromosome 6, C.illinoinensisPawnee_v1, whole genome shotgun sequence, a single genomic region encodes these proteins:
- the LOC122312834 gene encoding 2-C-methyl-D-erythritol 4-phosphate cytidylyltransferase, chloroplastic-like, translating to MAILLPVDLNFPLPASTTLLSFSLSCSIFQSNSTILVKSIPLLLSNSNFAFPFPGPKFKFREKGRSGRSRITPYYAKNSDKEKSTIVMEKSISMILLAGGKGKRMEVSMPKQYLPLLGQPIAVYSLYTFSQLIQVKEIIVVCDPSYKDIFEGFICEPKGSFVLKLNFALPRKERQDSIYSGLKAVDSSSELVCIPDSARPLVSTGDIEKVLKDGWLNGAAVLGVPVKATIKEISINCRDQSFVVRTLDRKTLWEIQTPQVIKPDLLNKGFELVNRGGLEVTDDVSIVEHLKHPVYITERSYTNIKVTTPNDLLLAERIMSLSTRVSS from the exons atggcaATTCTTCTTCCTGTGGACCTGAACTTTCCACTTCCTGCTTCAACAACTTTGCTTAGTTTCTCTTTGTCTTGTTCCATTTTCCAGAGCAATAGCACAATTCTCGTCAAGTCCATCCCGCTTTTACTCTCAAACTCCAACTTCGCGTTTCCATTTCCAG GTCCTAAATTCAAATTCAGGGAAAAGGGGAGAAGTGGTAGATCGAGGATCACTCCTTACTATGCCAAAAATTCTGACAAGGAA AAGTCTACAATTGTGATGGAAAAAAGCATATCGATGATTCTTTTGGCTGGGGGGAAGGGAAAAAGGATGGAA GTGAGCATGCCAAAGCAGTATCTTCCACTTTTAGGCCAACCAATTGCTGTGTATAG TTTGTACACTTTCTCACAATTGATTCAAGTGAAGGAAATCATTGTGGTTTGTGATCCCTCTTACAAGGACATTTTTGAAGGTTttatctgt GAACCAAAGGGAAGCTTTGTGTTGAAGTTAAATTTTGCACTCCCTAGGAAGGAAAGGCAAGATTCTATCTACAGTGGCCTTAAG GCAGTCGATTCGAGTTCAGAGCTTGTTTGCATCCCTGATTCTGCAAGACCTTTAGTATCAACAGGAGATATTGAAA aggtTCTTAAAGATGGTTGGCTGAATGGAGCGGCTGTACTTGGTGTTCCTGTAAAAGCAACGATAAAAGAGATATCAATTAATTGTAGAGA CCAATCCTTTGTTGTCAGAACTCTGGACAGGAAAACGCTTTGGGAAATCCAGACTCcacaa GTCATTAAACCCGACTTGCTTAATAAAGGTTTTGAGCTAGTAAATAG AGGAGGACTTGAAGTCACTGATGACGTATCTATTGTGGAGCACCTCAAGCATCCTGTATATATTACCGAAAGATCTTATACCAACATCAAG GTCACAACCCCAAATGATTTATTGCTTGCAGAGAGAATAATGAGTTTGAGCACTAGAGTGTCATCTTAG